From the genome of Rhododendron vialii isolate Sample 1 chromosome 10a, ASM3025357v1:
TTTCTGTACCCCTATCCCCACCAATACAGACATCCAAATTCCAAACGTAACCACTAGCCCATTGGATCATTTGCataacaccaacaaaaaccCACTTGCCCACAGGAAatgtctctccctctcctcctcttcctcaccATCTCCGCCGTCTCCGCCGCCGCACAGCTGCCGCTCCAACCGGGTTTTTACTCGAAAGCATGCCCGGCCGCAGAGACCACGGTCTGGAGCATGATTCAGAAGGCCATGGCTAGAGAGGCCCGGAGCGGGGCCTCGGTCATGCGATTGCAATTCCATGATTGCTTCGTTAATGTAAGTtatctagtcattttttttctcttctcattTATAATCGAAGACAAGGTGTTTGATGATTGGACTGACTGAAAATACAGGGTTGTGATGCTTCGTTGTTGCTGGACGATACGCCGAACATGCTTGGAGAGAAACTGTCTCTGTCGAATATAAATTCGCTTAGATCATATGAAGTGATTGATGAAGTAAAAGATGCATTGGAGCAAGTCTGTCCTGGAATTGTTTCGTGTGCAGATATTATAGTGATGGCCGCTAGAGATGCCGTTGTGTTGGTAAGTATAATCTATTTGATCTTTGTTTCATATGGGGCAAAGCAAATTTACAAATAAAATTTGCCATTTGGGAATTGAGGTTGCTGGGGTGGAGTGGTGATTACAAAGGTTTTTCTGGTTCTGGGCCTTGATTTTGTAGTGTGTTATTGCTAACAGTGGATCTAGCAGTAGAGAATTTCTTTCCAGTTGATAATCACTATTAAGGCTCCATTcacctaaatttttttatctttaaactttttttgatatttttttttagttttcgtaactttttgttgaCCTTTCCATCGTAATTTTTAGAGTTATAGCAATCGGATAAGTATAAAAATGTGAGCCGATGTTAAAAAAAGTTAATATAAGACAAcactttaaacaaaaaaaaatacagctgTTTGGTaactttttcgtctttagtgatttttttttttttatcataattttatactttttagatttttctcgtTGTGAtggataattaatccaaaaaatatgatgcgaatcaaacaaacaaaacacacaaaacgaaatagattaaaaaaaaaagccgaaGAGAATGGAGCTTAAGTATTAACACATTTGGTTTTTGATGACTCGGTATCCGGCCAAGACTAATTCTAGAATTTATTTCAAGTCCATTAACGGGCTAGAAATAAGGTTGGCAAAATCTCCAATGACCAGGACAGGAATTTGCTACTGACTGTGATCACCAAATTTTCTGGTTCTGTGTTGATTGGCCTCTAATATTTTTCTAAGtgatttcaagttttcaacaaTTAATAGTATTCCTCCACAAAAGAGTAGCAAAATCAACTTCATGGTCTTTCTCTCACTCTGTCTCAAATTCTAGCTCTTCAATTTCCTTCTTTGTTTTGCTTAGAATGATTCTAGCAATTTTGAGCTATCACGAAATTTTCTTGGTTCTGAGTCCTTAATTTGCCTGAAAATATTGCTCAAACTTATTGTTGCACtctagtacttttttttttgatcctcgcACTCTAGTACTTGTCCTCAAAGTCCTTGCATTATCAActacatgctctctctctctctctctctctctatctctcttgttTGGTAGTGTGGAGCCCTATGATACTGCACACTTCATCATGTGTCAGATTAATCGCAGGTGAAAGTAtataaacaccccctcaactatcatttTTTTCATAGAAATCCTTTCACATTTAAAATCGCTCATACAGATCCCATCAACTactgaaaacgaaaaaaatgctaactccGTTAACGGAATGGAGGAAATGACTATGATACACTTTTTTTATAAGGCAAAAGTGTATAAACACCCGctcaactatcactttgttCCACGGAGACCCCTAACATTTATATTATACTCTTATTCTATCAATCGTTGTTCTAATcgtttttttcgttttatacaatttcttttttccttacatcaatcattttaaagagAACTTTCTATATATAACCCTAAGATTGTATCTTCACTTATTTCATCCGTAAAAGATTGGATTCCACCAAAAATAGCGTGAAAATCATGGCGTCGGGGCAGCAGGCAGTGCCGGCTCTGGGCTAAGGCCTAAGAGGCCGGCGCCTTAAGCCCCTCAAGAATGTGTAAAAATTAGGGCCTCCTATTATTTTAGGTACCCATTATATTTGTCCAATCTTTTTGGGTATAACAACATTAGAGGCCCATTTTAATACCCAAACTACCTATTTTACACTTAAGAGACACAGACCCAATAGTTGGGCCCAACCTAACTTGCTCaatcaaaggaaacaaaaaaggaaaaagaaaatgcggATCACGGGCAGTTATCTTCATATAGAGCCCTTTAGAAAATGATTCCATGTGGTGGGTTCCTATATAAGTTTTATGCATATTCTACCATTAACAGCTCTAATCTCCTAAACACACAAtaaaatggaagaagatgaattagagatcaaagaagagaaaacagGATCAGAAATTAGTATTTGTATGGGTTTTTTCCTAGTTGAATACATGCATTTGgctttgaaaaaatcatttaactacTTGTTATTTTATTGTCGTAAATTTTATTAAGGGCCTCATTGTCTATGTCCGTCTTAAGCCCCCAAAATCTCAGAACCGGCCCTGGCAGCAGGTGCCGCGATAGTTCTTTTGCTGAGAagaaatgagaaaggaagaagaggagggaaAGGAGAGAGGTGTGGGAGAAGAGAAGTGGAGGAGAATGGTGGTGGAAACCAGCGGCGGCTGCTGCGTTGCTTCTCCCATCTCCTTTTTTGTAACTTGTTTGGgttctttagagagagagggagggagtatgtattagaggagagagaaaagatcgTCAGAGTGGGACGAAACCAATGGTTAGTCGGTGAGGGTATAGAGAGAGAATAGCTtagatagagagggagagataccTGTGGttgagagggggagagagattaCCTATgctggtttttggttttgattggaGGCTGTTTgtagaagggagaaagagaagggttagATGGGATGTATATATGTAATGCAACATTATCCGTTTTATGGATGAGGGGGTTCATCACAAACGGTTTTGAGACGGAAGGGTGTCACTTGGGTAATGGAGATTAGTTTAGAGGGTCTGCATGGACAATTTTAAATGTGAGGAGGTCTCCGTGGAAAAAAGTGATACTTGAGAGAATGTTTATGTATCTTCGCCTTAATCGTATTTGTGATGTATTTAGACTTGTAAGAGCGTCTGCACtagtatttttaaattttggaccaaattagagAGCAAAAaaccactttattactttagctatccACTTTTAAAATGTTCAttgcatcagactctttactcatactctctttttaattaaatattcgtatttaggataaaatgataaaaaaattaagatcttcgtaccgatgattcaaacaaattgaaaatttgagaacttaattttttacattgtttatatattaaaaaatatggttaaaaaaattaaatgctccaatttttaatctgtttgaaccgatgcaaaaatcttatttttttgatccttttatcctaaatagtcataatgaatttttggctctaaggctttCAACGAGCTCTCTAAGAGAGCCCTAAAACCAAAtatgaaaagtttgaaaaaatgttATGTCATTATTATGATGTCCTTCCTAAATGGCGTAACATAGCCACTCAATGGCATAATCATTAATTATTCGGAGGCATTACATGGGAACACCATAATGACTATATTTCGTAACCAGTATTTTGGTGTTTGtgcgtttattttttttttcttttttgcgaaATAAAAGCAACTTATCCTGGAACTTGATTCAAGGAGAACCATTAAAAGAATGAAGTGAAGATGGCTTGTTTCATATAAACTAATTAGAACCATTAAAAGAATGAAGTGAAGATGGCTTGTTTCAtataaactaattaaaaaatCAGTAGTGTGTGAATAGTACCTCGTGGGAAATCACGAGGCACTGTTGCAATGGCAATTTAAAGTCGAGCAGAGGCGAGGCTGATGAAAGCCTATATATGAAAATTTCCTCTCTTGTTTAACTAAATGGTGCAAGTAGAGATCctaatgtggatgctctaaccaTGGCTATAATCGTATTTGTGAGGGGGTAAATCTTTGTATTCTCGTGTGATTGTTCTCGATCGGTTTCTTCCTTATCTTTATGCGTTCGTCGTATTCCTTATCTTTTCTCCAATTGTTTGTCTCAATTTCAGAGTGGAGGGCCCTATTGGGAAGTGAAGTTAGGGAGGGAAGACAGCCTAACAGCAAGCCAAGAAGACTCGGACGACATCATGCCAAGCCCAAGAGCCAATGCCACCACCCTTATATCCCTCTTCAACAAATTCAACCTCTCCATAAAAGACCTTGTTGCCCTTTCTGGGTCCCACTCCATAGGCCAAGGCCGGTGCTTCTCCATCGTCTTCCGGCTCTATAACCAGTCCGGCACCGGCCTACCCGACCCAACCATTGAGCCCAAATACAGAGAAAAGCTGGACCATCTTTGTCCGCCCGGCGGGGACGAAGATGTGACCGGAGATTTGGATGCAACTCCGGAGATATTCGATAATCAGTATTTTAAGGACTTGGTTTTGGGGAGAGGTTTTCTGAATTCTGATGAAACCCTGTTTGCCAATGAGGAAACTAGAACGTATGTGAGAGAGTTCAGTCTGAACCAGACTAAATTTTTCAAGGCATTTGTTGAGGGGATGATTAAGATGGGGGATTTGCAGTCGGGCCGGCCCGGGGAGATCAGGAGGAACTGTAGGGTGGTCAACGGCCGGCCCATTGACATATTGTTGGAGGATTGAGGGACAGGGAAAATTAACGTTGTTGACTTGTTTGTTGTTATATGAAACTAGAATATATGCGAACTTATATATATTAGTGGCTATGATACGAACTTTCTCATTATGAAACATAGTATAGAAGGAAGGGAGATATGATCAGAGTCCCCCTTGGAGGGGGAAAGACCTCTGATTGAGAATCGGACCTCTATACTTCACAATAGAATATTTTGATTAATACTGTATTCAACTTCTTGCTTAATTCTTGAGGGACACTTCGAACTTATACCCATCAATCCTGATGGCAGCTTTGTAAATGAGCCAAGCCAAGCTGACCCGAGCTTTGTTGAGGTCAAGCTCGAGCCTTAACAAGCCTAACTTagtcatttagtaaacgagcttttttaatcgagtcgagcctCCCTTAGTGAGCCGAGCTTTTATCGAACGAGTCGAGCTCCACTTAGCTCGTTTagaaaactcgagctcggctcatttactaaaaaAAAGCCGAATCGAGTGTTAAGCTCTCAAGTTGTTTGGTTCATTTACAGTCCTACCTGATGGATAACAACCAGCAACAATACCTCCCCTATTACCAATCTTTAGGACCTAAAACAGCTAACCCCCCATAAAAGTAGGAACACTGCCTCCTATTTACCTGACCCCCAAAACATATACTGCTATATAAAACGAAAATTAACATCTTAAACAGATTAGTGAGATTTTGGTACTCTTTTGTCTTGGACGTAAACAGTTTTGTTTAGATTCTGATTCTGAGAAGAATCAAATGAGTGGTCAATTTTGGCACAGCAGTCTCTTGAGTTGTTTACAGAGTAGTGGTCATTACTCATGAGTTATTGTTCTTGAAAGTGAAAAGGCAGTTGCAGCTCTGGACAAGAAAGTGACGgtaaaccctctctctctctctctctctctctctctctctcaaccaaaagacaaaaagaaaagacaagaaaCATGTGGAGTgcattttttaacaaaaacttACCGACGGCTTGTATACCGACGGGTACCAGCCGGAATGCGGATCCATTCCGGATCCTGTACGGATGATCCAAatcattttgtaatttttttttttaaaaaaaaaaaccaagtgggctcgtaagaaatcagctcaatctaatatgtGTAAGTACTCGattcaatctttcatttttttattcaaatttcaggCACGCCAAGCGTAGAATAAAGTTTCATCGAGCTAACTTCATTTTTTCCTTACAAGTACGCAAGAAAGCTCCATCGCTAATCGAAAATTCTTCAAATTCTAGGAAGTAGGAGATAAATCGGCATGATTGGCCTTTAAAATACATTG
Proteins encoded in this window:
- the LOC131302358 gene encoding peroxidase 17 — translated: MSLPLLLFLTISAVSAAAQLPLQPGFYSKACPAAETTVWSMIQKAMAREARSGASVMRLQFHDCFVNGCDASLLLDDTPNMLGEKLSLSNINSLRSYEVIDEVKDALEQVCPGIVSCADIIVMAARDAVVLSGGPYWEVKLGREDSLTASQEDSDDIMPSPRANATTLISLFNKFNLSIKDLVALSGSHSIGQGRCFSIVFRLYNQSGTGLPDPTIEPKYREKLDHLCPPGGDEDVTGDLDATPEIFDNQYFKDLVLGRGFLNSDETLFANEETRTYVREFSLNQTKFFKAFVEGMIKMGDLQSGRPGEIRRNCRVVNGRPIDILLED